One Dunckerocampus dactyliophorus isolate RoL2022-P2 chromosome 15, RoL_Ddac_1.1, whole genome shotgun sequence genomic window, GTATGGCAGCGTTGGAGAGCAACGAGTCTGGACAGGCTCACACATTCCCAACCTGGCCACCTTGATCCAAAAATGTCTGGGAACATCATGCAGTAAATTCTACAATACACAGAAAGTGGTGATGTCGTTTAACCTACCCCTGTCCCGTTGTCGCAGACCACCACTCTCCTGCCCTCAGAGTCCATGTTGATGCGTCAACAGCTCACCACGTCTGCAGCCTGCACACCTGGCTGAGAAACTGTGGGTGGGGCTACTCAGCCGGAGCCCACCTACCGTACGACACCCATCCTGCCTTGTCCTCATGTTTCAGGTGagatcaaacacacacagcgtGACTTTGgataaaaatacttttatttattaacaaaCCTTCGTCTTTCATTAAAATGCAGTCTGTGAAGTCGGAGGCACTAGCGAGAGCGATCACGCACGCACCCCTGATGAGCCCAGCCAATCACATTTGCTGCTTTTGTTGGCATGGCAAAACATGGCTGGCGCACGTGACTTGACGTGACATGGCGTGGAATGACATGAGGTGACGTGAGGTGAAGTGACATGATGACGTGCCCGTGACGTAATGTGAGGTGATGTGACGTGATGCCCTGGGTTCCTTTAAGGCAGCGACATGTTGACTGCGCACATGCTCACCAAAGAATACGTCAACATGGAAGATTTCTTCTaaagattctttttttttagaaagtcttCTACTATACTGCTGTCAAGGTCAACAGCCGAGGTCACCATTCTTGTTAAGTGCGTGACATGTTTGCGTTTGTGACGCCACAGTCCTCTCATGGCGGTGCGCTCCACGTCCTGGCAGAGGTAGCACCAGCACGTGCACAGTGTCTCTAGGGTGCGTACATCCCATCCTCAAAGCCGTTCGCCATCTCAGGACTCAAACTCGCTGTCGCTGCTGACGGAGATCTCAGGAGTGGAGGCGCCGGCCCCCCTGTGCTCGGTCCCCGTGCTGCAGTCGCTGGCCTCAGGGCTGCCCAGGTGGCGAGGGGAGGGCGCCAATAAGTTGGGGCGGCACTCCTGAAGCGAGGCATCCCCAGAGGGGAGGAGGGCGGGATCCTGCTGCAGTCTGgatggaacaaaaaacaaaccctgAAGTCGTAAACGGTGTCGTAACACAAACCATTATTGGACGCTCGCTTTGACTCACCTGTTTTTGGCAGATGCGGCGCGGTCTCGCTGGCGCCGGTTCTTGAACCAGTTGCCGACCTGAGTGGGCGTGAGTCCTGTGGCCTGGGCCAGATGTCTCTTCCTGGAAGGGTTGGGGTAAGGATCTTGGAGGTACCACTCTCTCAGCAAGCTGCGGGTCCTCTCCTGGAGACACGAGGACACAGGGTGTGCCTGATATCATCCTATAATTCCCATATCATAATCGTCTTAGACTGATATTGTTGGAAGATTTACTTCCAAGTCAGAGTCGATCCACTAAATTGGATAATGTTTTTAGCAGCTTACAGCAATACCTAATCCAGCCACACGGCGGCGTTGACGCTCAGACAAGTGAAGACTgatgtcaaaataaaagtttttttcttgtatctCCTAACACAAAAATCACGATCTCCTGTTCAGTGTTCCAACTTGAATGTGTCACCTATGTTACCTTAAAGCAGTGAGTCTTCTGCTCGCCGTCCCAGATAGTTCGGGGCAAAGGGAACTTCTTGCGGATCCGGTACTTCTCCACCGGGCCGAGGGGTCGGCCCCGGAGCCTCTCGGCCTCCCTGTAGTGCGCGTCCAGCCACAGGTCCTGCAGCTTGGCGTGAGACTCCCGTGTGAAGCGGTGACTCTGCAAGATCTGGTACAGAGCCTCGAAGTTCCCCCCGTGGAAGGCCACTAGGGCTCGGGCGCGCATCACCGATTCGTGCCGATTCAGTGCCTCCAC contains:
- the six7 gene encoding SIX homeobox 7 → MFPLPMFTPDQVARVCENLEETGDMERLGRFLWSLPAAVPGSAVEALNRHESVMRARALVAFHGGNFEALYQILQSHRFTRESHAKLQDLWLDAHYREAERLRGRPLGPVEKYRIRKKFPLPRTIWDGEQKTHCFKERTRSLLREWYLQDPYPNPSRKRHLAQATGLTPTQVGNWFKNRRQRDRAASAKNRLQQDPALLPSGDASLQECRPNLLAPSPRHLGSPEASDCSTGTEHRGAGASTPEISVSSDSEFES